GCTCGTCGGCCCAGGTGCCCGCCCCGATAAGCGGCGCGTCGCCGATGCGCGAGTAGCGCTTATTGGTCATGCCGCCGGTGCTGGTGGCGGCGGCCAGGTGGCCCCGCACATCGCGGGCTACGGCTCCCACGGTACCTTTTTTCCAGTTGGGGTCGGGCACTGAGGCAGTTGCGGCAGCATGGTCGAGCTGCACCCGGCCGGCCGCAATAGCCTCCTGAAGCTGGTCGAAACGCTGCTGGGTAAAAAAATAGGCGGGCGGCTGCAAGGGCAGGCCGTGCTCGCGGGCCAGCTCATCGGCCCCAGGGTAAGCCAACAATACGTGCTCCGTGGCCTCCATCACGAGCCGGGCGGCCCGGATAGGATTCTGGACCGTGCGCACGCCGGCTACGGCTCCGGCGCGGCGCGTGGCCCCGTCCATAATCGCAGCATCCATCTCATGATGGCCATCGTGGGTGAACACGGCCCCGCGCCCGGCATTAAAGAGCGGGCAGTCTTCGAGGCTGCGCACGGTAGCTTCCACGGCATCGAGTGCGGGCGCGCCCCCGGCCAGCAGAGCCGTGCCGGTAGCCAGGGCAGCCCGCAGCGCCGCGCGGTAATCGGCTTCGAGGGCCGGGGTGAGCGCGGTACGGGCAATGGTGCCGGCACCGCCGTGCAAAGCAAGAGCGAACATATTCTAATTTGCTAATTAACCAGGTTTCTTTCGCAAGAACGGCACTTTCCGCCCTTAAAGTGGGTCTAAATAAGCGCCCGCGAGCAGTAATTTAGTACCCATCAGTAGTTTATAGCCAGTACTATCAGCTATTTTTTTTAGCCAAACGCGTGGTAAGTGCCTGAAAGCTGCTTCTCAAACGCCGGGTTTTCGTAGCTAAAGCCCGGCTTCCTTCAGTTTTTTTTCGTAGGTTTGGCCTCTAGTTTTCTTCATTTCAACATTCCCCTTTCCGATGGCATACGACGTAACCGGCCGCCTGCACGAAATCTTTGACGAACAGCAGGTAAGCGAAAAATTCCGCAAGCGTGAGTTCGTCCTCGAAGTACAGGATGGCCAATATCCTGAGCAGATTAAGTTTCAGCTGGTGCAGGACAAAACTGCGCTTATCGACCCGTTTAAAATGGGCGACGAAGTAAAAGTGACCTTTAACCTGCGCGGCCGGGGCTTTAACAAGAATGGCCAGATGCTGTATTTCACCAACCTTGAAGCCTGGCGCATCGAGCCAGCCACGGGTGGTGCGCCGGCTGGCGGCGGGGGCTCATCTTACAGCCAGCAGCCTGCTGCGCGCCCGGCCCAAAACCAGAATCCGAACCTGCGCGCGCAGCCTACGGCTCAGCCCATCGCCGGCGACGACGACAACGACCTGCCTTTCTAAAACGCCCAGGCGGCGCCTTGCGCCTTGCTTTGCGCTGTAAGCTTCAGAACACAGCTGGTTTGTGCCGCCTCCTTTCCTGGGGGCGGCACATTTGCGTTCGGGCCTACGTTAAAGCGCCATGAACTTACGCGCACTTATCAGCCAGGGCGAGGGCGAACGGCTCGAATTCAAGAAGAAAACTACTCACCCTACCCGCATTGCGCGCACGCTGGCCTCGCTGGCCAACACGCACGGCGGCCAGGTACTGGTAGGCGTCGACGATGATGGCCGCGTGGTGGGCGTGCGCGACGCCGAGGAAGAAATGTTTGTGCTGCGCGAGGCGGCTGCCCACTACATCGACCCACCCCTGACGCTGGAATTTCGGGAAATTGAAACGGAGGGCGAGCATATCGTCTTGGTAGTCAAGGTAGCCGAAAGCCACAACAAGCCGCACCGCGCCCAGATAGCCCCCGGCGAGTGGCGGGGCTACGTGCGCGTTCGCGACGAAAGCGTGCAGGCCAGCGCCCTCACCGAGAAGGTTCTGGAGCGCGAGCAGCCCGCGGCCCGACTCGAAAAAATTCCGCTTAACAAGGATGAGCTGCGCGTGCTCGACTACCTCAAAACCTCCCAGCCGCGCATTACGGTAGCGCAGTACACCAGGCTTATCAACGTGAGCCGCCGCCGCGCCTACCGCACCCTCATCAAGCTCGTGCTGCACGGCTACCTGCGCTACCACGACAAGGAAAAGGAACCTTACTATACGTTATAGGCAGGATTACTTACCCGTAAGCTCTTTATAATCAGTTATTTATTATAATTATAAAGATAAATATATTAATGATAATATGAACCCCTGCCACCTCGCGAAGCAAGCAGTAGCACCACTTCGATGAGGGGAAGTCAGAGGAGCCGGACGCGCTGCGTTGGTTTATCCTGCTTCCTTAACTGCTCCTTCGTTTTAAGACAAAAAACGCCCCCAAGTGTGTTGGCGGCGTTTTTTAAGCTTAAGCAACTTGTCAGTAAGACTTACATTAATCCTGCTTGCGGGCACGGGCAACTTTCTTTTCCTCCTTTTCGGCTTTCTTTTCCTTGAGCGACTTGGTAGGCTCTTTCTTTTTCTCTTTACGGGCGTCCTGGGCTTTGGCCATGAGTGAAAACTGGTTGGGGGTGAAGGTGATAAAACGTAGCTGGAGCGGCAAATTAACGCAGGGCGCCCGTCTGATGTTGTGCAGCGGAGCGCAGCCAAGCGGCCTTTAGGCAGGGGGCAAAGCCGGCCAGTAGCGCTCGCGCAGAATGCGTAAGTGATGCTGCTCGTGGCCGGTTACTATATAGAGCAGCGACCGCACGGTAACCGGGCCACCGTTGGCGCGCCCGGCCCGGTCGAGCTGCCCGCCATTGAGGCCGCCGAAGAAAGCCAGCGTAGCTGCCCGCACGGCCTGGTACTCGGCCAGCAAGTCGCTCATTGGCCGGTCATTGGCTTCGCTATGAGCTGCAAACTCATTTTCGTCGAAGCCCGGCAATTCCTGGGCGTCGGCACGGGCAAAGCGCAGGGCACGGTACGTAAAAATGCGCTCGGCATCCAGAATGTGCAGCAGCACTTCCTTGGGCGTCCATTTGCCGGGGGCATAGCGCATCAGCGCCTGGGCTTCGGTGAGGCTGGCCAGGTCGCGGTGCAGCTCGGCAGCCTGCTCGCGCAGCTGGACCAAGGGGTCGGCCCCGGCCGGAATAAGGTCGATATACGCCTGGGTGTAGGGCAGGTAGGTGCCGGGCGCCGGGCGCACTTGGGTAATAGCAGGAGCAGCAGACATGGCGGCAAAGGTAGCCGCCCGCCGCAGATACCGAAACTTCAGGCTGGCCGCACCCTGGGGGCGGCGGGTTAGCGCCAACCCACCAAGCTGGGTACGCAGGGGTAGCTTTTCGGTAGCGGCCACCTGCGGCGCTTCCAAGCCCCTGGTGCCAAATGCCCAGCGCAGAAAATCGGGCATGATAGCGCCCCAGGTGCCGGGGTGGTGA
The sequence above is drawn from the Hymenobacter baengnokdamensis genome and encodes:
- a CDS encoding isoaspartyl peptidase/L-asparaginase family protein, which codes for MFALALHGGAGTIARTALTPALEADYRAALRAALATGTALLAGGAPALDAVEATVRSLEDCPLFNAGRGAVFTHDGHHEMDAAIMDGATRRAGAVAGVRTVQNPIRAARLVMEATEHVLLAYPGADELAREHGLPLQPPAYFFTQQRFDQLQEAIAAGRVQLDHAAATASVPDPNWKKGTVGAVARDVRGHLAAATSTGGMTNKRYSRIGDAPLIGAGTWADERCAVSCTGHGEFFIRAVAGHDIACLMAYKGLSLAEACRVVVHDKLAPIGGEGGLIAVDAAGQLALPFNSEGMYRASRNAAGEEVVSIY
- a CDS encoding DUF3127 domain-containing protein gives rise to the protein MAYDVTGRLHEIFDEQQVSEKFRKREFVLEVQDGQYPEQIKFQLVQDKTALIDPFKMGDEVKVTFNLRGRGFNKNGQMLYFTNLEAWRIEPATGGAPAGGGGSSYSQQPAARPAQNQNPNLRAQPTAQPIAGDDDNDLPF
- a CDS encoding RNA-binding domain-containing protein, yielding MNLRALISQGEGERLEFKKKTTHPTRIARTLASLANTHGGQVLVGVDDDGRVVGVRDAEEEMFVLREAAAHYIDPPLTLEFREIETEGEHIVLVVKVAESHNKPHRAQIAPGEWRGYVRVRDESVQASALTEKVLEREQPAARLEKIPLNKDELRVLDYLKTSQPRITVAQYTRLINVSRRRAYRTLIKLVLHGYLRYHDKEKEPYYTL